A window of Ignicoccus hospitalis KIN4/I contains these coding sequences:
- a CDS encoding MBL fold metallo-hydrolase — translation MIYIEGVEVSWLGHDGFKLTDGELTVAIDPFRIVSASNQKADVLFITHEHFDHCSPKDIAQVISPETVIVAPPIAEDCLSVFPNEKVFVAPFEEGEVVGVKFRTVPAYNVNKFRAPGVVFHPKEDGRVGYVFELGGVTFYHAGDTDVIPEMAEVVTDVAMLPVSGVYVMTAEEAAEALKIIKGVQVAIPMHWGTIVGSIDDALRFKELAEALGVKVVVPEREPW, via the coding sequence ATGATATACATAGAAGGAGTCGAGGTCTCGTGGCTGGGCCACGACGGCTTCAAGCTCACCGACGGCGAGCTGACCGTCGCTATAGACCCCTTCAGAATAGTTTCGGCCAGCAACCAGAAGGCGGACGTCTTGTTCATTACCCACGAGCACTTCGACCACTGCTCGCCCAAGGACATAGCGCAAGTCATATCCCCGGAGACCGTAATAGTCGCGCCGCCGATAGCTGAGGACTGTCTGTCAGTCTTCCCTAACGAGAAAGTATTCGTGGCCCCCTTCGAAGAGGGTGAAGTAGTAGGCGTCAAGTTTCGCACGGTTCCGGCATACAACGTGAACAAGTTCAGAGCGCCGGGCGTGGTCTTCCACCCTAAGGAGGACGGGAGGGTCGGCTACGTCTTCGAGCTAGGAGGGGTGACCTTCTACCACGCTGGGGACACCGACGTTATCCCGGAGATGGCTGAGGTCGTGACGGACGTCGCCATGTTACCCGTCTCGGGCGTGTACGTCATGACCGCCGAAGAGGCGGCGGAGGCCTTGAAGATAATAAAGGGAGTGCAAGTAGCAATACCCATGCATTGGGGAACTATAGTGGGTTCGATAGATGATGCTCTGAGGTTCAAGGAGTTGGCCGAGGCCTTGGGGGTTAAGGTCGTGGTTCCCGAGAGGGAGCCTTGGTGA